Proteins from a genomic interval of Lactococcus protaetiae:
- a CDS encoding family 20 glycosylhydrolase: MERGLLLDVGRKFWSIDEIKQLIELMAKIGLTHLQLHLSENEAFRLNLKAVSTDRMSSVNDRTYSYDDIQEILKFAHRYKIQVIPDIDAPGHLRALLKNRQEFALPETEGCALDVTNSLACEWFLSIIRECCEWFSECDIFHIGGDEFIDFRRMEDYPYLLSKSREYYGEKASGLEFYVDFVNYIAQYLSLKGKKVRVWNDGFLRKDLESLSVLTKDVEVCYWTNWDVNMALVEDWLHEGYRLVNFCDNDLYYVLGENAGYNYPSVEKLVKFADRNKFSGGQILTSEEMKSVSGTYFSVWADKAEAKSVSEILNDLAELLPIFVKKYGRFNGKLVEKSGNLSDLSTEF; this comes from the coding sequence ATGGAGCGAGGACTCTTATTGGATGTAGGGCGTAAGTTTTGGTCAATTGATGAAATAAAGCAGTTGATTGAGCTTATGGCTAAGATAGGCCTGACTCATTTACAATTGCATCTGAGTGAAAATGAAGCATTCAGATTGAATTTGAAAGCTGTCAGTACTGACAGAATGTCATCAGTTAATGACAGAACTTATTCTTATGATGATATTCAGGAAATATTAAAATTTGCACATCGCTATAAGATTCAAGTGATTCCGGACATTGATGCACCAGGGCATTTACGAGCTTTGTTGAAAAATCGACAAGAGTTTGCACTTCCAGAAACAGAAGGATGTGCGTTAGATGTTACGAATTCTTTGGCTTGTGAGTGGTTTTTATCTATCATTCGTGAGTGCTGTGAGTGGTTTTCTGAGTGTGATATTTTTCATATTGGGGGAGATGAGTTTATTGATTTTAGGCGGATGGAAGATTATCCTTATTTACTTTCAAAAAGCCGTGAATACTACGGTGAAAAGGCTTCGGGCTTGGAATTTTATGTTGACTTTGTCAATTATATCGCACAATATTTGTCGCTAAAGGGTAAAAAAGTACGAGTTTGGAATGATGGCTTTTTACGGAAAGACCTTGAGAGTCTGTCAGTACTGACAAAGGATGTTGAAGTTTGTTATTGGACGAATTGGGATGTGAATATGGCATTAGTTGAGGACTGGCTACACGAGGGTTATCGCTTGGTTAATTTCTGTGATAATGATTTGTACTATGTGCTAGGGGAAAATGCGGGTTACAACTATCCGTCGGTTGAAAAATTAGTCAAATTTGCTGACAGAAATAAGTTTTCAGGCGGACAAATACTGACAAGTGAGGAAATGAAGTCTGTCAGTGGCACTTATTTTTCAGTGTGGGCTGACAAGGCGGAAGCGAAGTCTGTCAGTGAAATTTTAAATGATTTGGCGGAGCTGCTTCCTATTTTTGTCAAAAAATATGGGAGATTTAATGGAAAATTGGTGGAAAAAAGCGGTAATTTATCAGATTTATCCACGGAGTTTTAA
- a CDS encoding glycoside hydrolase family 1 protein, giving the protein MNLQFPEKFWWGAATSGPQTEGRFKKQHDNVFDYDFDHFQERFWGAIGPDTASNFFNDFRDDIELMKAAGLNSVRTSIQWSRLIDDLELGTLNEKAVEFYNAVIDEFLAHGIRPVINLHHFDLPVELLHKYGGWESRYVVDLYADFAGKCFELFSDRVSDWFTFNEPMVVVECGYLLGFHYPDVVDGKRAVQVAYHLQLASSLAIKKFRTINQNPAGQIGIILNLTPAYPASSHHADVFAAEMADLWQNRLFLDASVKGEFPSVLTEMLSAENALWKANDEDLSVIRQYKIDVLGVNYYHPSRVQEPEFSSDSLAQDFRPDKFYASYNKRGVRMNADRGWEIHPQTIYEIAKRIQNDYENLPWFISENGMGVANEQRFADNDGVIQDDYRIQFTTEHLYWLHKAISEGANCFGYHVWTPIDCWSWRNSYKNRYGLIALDIHTQVKTLKKSAHWFKSLSTAGVLEVSQQIINKYADDY; this is encoded by the coding sequence ATGAACTTACAATTTCCAGAGAAATTCTGGTGGGGAGCGGCAACGAGCGGTCCACAAACAGAAGGTCGGTTTAAAAAACAGCATGATAATGTTTTTGATTATGATTTTGACCATTTTCAAGAACGATTTTGGGGAGCAATTGGCCCCGATACAGCAAGCAATTTTTTCAATGATTTTCGTGATGATATTGAGTTGATGAAAGCTGCTGGCTTGAATTCTGTGCGGACAAGTATTCAATGGTCACGTTTGATTGATGATTTGGAGCTTGGCACGCTCAATGAAAAAGCGGTTGAATTTTATAATGCAGTAATTGATGAGTTTTTAGCGCATGGGATTCGTCCAGTGATTAATTTGCATCATTTTGATTTGCCAGTGGAGTTATTGCATAAGTACGGAGGCTGGGAAAGTCGTTATGTGGTGGATTTATATGCGGACTTTGCTGGGAAATGTTTTGAACTTTTCTCAGATCGTGTGAGCGACTGGTTTACCTTCAATGAGCCAATGGTTGTTGTAGAGTGCGGTTATCTGCTTGGTTTTCATTATCCTGATGTGGTGGATGGCAAGAGAGCAGTTCAAGTTGCCTATCATTTACAATTGGCTTCAAGTTTGGCAATTAAGAAATTTAGAACAATCAATCAAAACCCCGCGGGACAAATTGGTATCATCTTAAATCTGACCCCTGCTTATCCTGCAAGCTCGCATCATGCAGATGTTTTTGCAGCAGAAATGGCGGATTTGTGGCAAAATCGTCTATTTTTGGACGCCTCGGTAAAAGGAGAATTTCCGTCAGTGCTGACAGAAATGCTGTCAGCAGAAAATGCGCTCTGGAAAGCGAATGACGAGGATTTGTCAGTGATTCGTCAGTATAAAATTGACGTTTTAGGTGTAAATTATTATCATCCCAGTCGTGTTCAAGAGCCAGAATTTTCAAGTGATAGTTTAGCCCAAGATTTTCGTCCAGATAAATTTTATGCCTCATACAATAAACGGGGGGTGCGAATGAATGCTGATCGTGGTTGGGAAATTCATCCACAAACGATTTATGAAATTGCCAAAAGAATACAAAACGATTATGAGAATCTCCCGTGGTTTATTTCGGAAAATGGGATGGGTGTTGCTAATGAACAACGCTTTGCTGACAATGACGGTGTCATTCAAGACGATTATCGTATTCAGTTTACAACCGAGCATCTTTATTGGCTTCATAAAGCAATCAGCGAAGGTGCAAATTGTTTTGGCTATCATGTTTGGACACCCATTGATTGTTGGAGTTGGAGAAACTCTTATAAAAACCGTTATGGATTGATTGCCTTAGACATTCACACACAAGTCAAGACATTGAAGAAATCAGCTCATTGGTTCAAGAGCCTGTCAACTGCTGGTGTACTTGAGGTTAGTCAGCAAATTATTAATAAATATGCTGACGATTACTGA
- a CDS encoding carbohydrate ABC transporter permease, translated as MKKKKITQVSVRQFNKPVNLIFNITIAIFALSCILPFLFVVAISVTKESAIMSHGYSFWPSQFSFAGYTFLFGQMKSQILQSLLVTVTVTVSGTILNSSIVSLYAYAISRNNFPFRKFFTIFALITMLFSPGMVATYLVTTNLLHLGDTIFALIVPSMVNVFNIIVMRTFFKRSVPDAIIESARIDGASEMRIFTQIVLPLAVPGVATISLFAALGYWNDWFNALLYIQNDNLIPLQYLLMKIQNNLQYLMQNAVAGAQLQGGLASLPGESARMAIVVVSILPIVISYPFFQRYFVRGLTIGGVKE; from the coding sequence ATGAAAAAGAAAAAAATCACCCAAGTGAGTGTGCGCCAATTTAATAAGCCTGTCAATTTGATTTTCAACATTACCATCGCTATTTTTGCACTCTCATGTATCTTACCTTTCCTGTTTGTTGTGGCAATTTCGGTAACAAAAGAATCTGCAATCATGTCACATGGGTATAGCTTCTGGCCAAGTCAGTTCAGCTTTGCTGGTTACACTTTCCTCTTTGGTCAAATGAAAAGTCAAATCCTACAATCATTGTTGGTCACTGTGACTGTCACGGTATCAGGAACAATTCTTAATTCGTCAATTGTTTCTCTGTATGCCTATGCTATCTCTCGAAATAATTTTCCATTCCGCAAGTTTTTCACTATATTTGCACTGATTACAATGCTCTTTTCACCAGGGATGGTAGCAACTTATTTGGTCACTACAAACTTACTACATCTTGGTGATACAATCTTTGCACTGATTGTTCCAAGTATGGTCAATGTTTTCAATATTATTGTTATGCGAACATTCTTTAAACGTTCTGTACCTGATGCGATTATTGAGTCTGCAAGGATTGACGGTGCAAGTGAGATGCGTATCTTTACACAAATTGTCTTGCCACTTGCAGTGCCTGGTGTAGCAACAATTTCATTATTTGCAGCGCTAGGTTATTGGAATGATTGGTTCAATGCTCTGCTCTATATTCAAAATGACAATCTTATCCCATTACAATATTTATTGATGAAAATTCAAAATAATTTGCAATATCTGATGCAAAATGCCGTTGCAGGAGCGCAACTTCAAGGAGGATTAGCTTCTTTACCTGGTGAGTCTGCCCGTATGGCAATTGTTGTTGTATCTATCTTGCCTATCGTTATTTCTTATCCATTCTTCCAACGTTACTTTGTTAGAGGATTGACGATTGGAGGTGTAAAAGAATAA
- a CDS encoding endo-beta-N-acetylglucosaminidase — MKASRKVSIAFGATALIAASVGVLSACSSNSSVNIKYKTTSSTAMLTPDVLTSKNAPIASYWFPNQFLKWSANKDKDLDYNKSTVPLAKRIVSSKLTPTNATQNKETKIVALSNMNSSTSGNPSRGTNSINAYPFDYWQYVDTLVYWGGSAGEGTIVPPSADVIDDAHTNGVPVLGTIFCPPTVYGGKTSWVETMIKQDKNGDFPFAKQMVAVAKAYGFDGWFINQETEGLNSSQATKMKELVAAAKALDPQLDIMWYDAMTKDGKVGWQNQLNSENAEFIDDNGQKIADSMFLNFDWNQAKSTPNLVKNSADYAKKIGVNPYDIYAGIDVGDGGGVSTQVNWPLIESGKNSTHTSIGLYSPSATYSNASDFDDFQTQESAFWVNSQGDPREVGTSTNYSWIGLSKYVIEKSVIQGEDFSTNFNIGVGYNWFKDGQKVSAQQWSNRSLAEVMPTYRWIIDNEGNNKLTPSIDLANAYNGGSSLKFMANMDAGKASTVTLFASQLKANKNTEFSVAMRSDDKLNVSAVVELSDGSSKTIKGNTAATNKWGLIKFDTKGLIGKTITKIGLKFEADKALAGNAINLGALNFTDNLTSKKLSISDVKAESKVFEQEGTVAGVRLSWNGTTNKDLQNYEVYQVNSDRTRSFIGASNINNYFVDALVRGKNVKSTKFEVVPVNKQGEVGAGATTSITWPDNSLPKANFTADQTVVAPGATVTFINQSNLPSTKFKWTFEGADKTTSTAKNPKVTYAKAGTYKVTLEAINSKGKTDTKTKTGFITVTDAAKAGLENYALKAKTTVDSFTNDNEWGPNAVDGNVKTKWCAVGTTQHNIVIDLGSTRKINEVVIDHAEAGGESPDMNTKAYTVQVSTDNKNWTEVVNVTNSTAAETKDSFAQTDARYVKLTAVKPTQGSDNAVRWYEIQVLGLKN; from the coding sequence ATGAAAGCTTCAAGAAAAGTGTCCATTGCATTTGGAGCAACAGCACTGATTGCTGCAAGTGTTGGAGTACTTTCAGCTTGTTCAAGTAACAGCTCTGTAAATATTAAATACAAGACAACAAGTAGTACTGCTATGTTGACACCTGATGTTCTAACGAGTAAAAATGCACCGATTGCGTCGTATTGGTTTCCAAATCAATTTTTAAAATGGTCAGCCAATAAAGACAAGGATTTGGATTATAACAAATCGACTGTGCCGCTTGCTAAACGTATTGTAAGCTCTAAGCTCACACCGACAAATGCAACACAAAATAAAGAGACAAAAATTGTTGCGTTGTCAAATATGAATTCGTCAACATCTGGAAATCCATCACGAGGTACAAATAGTATCAATGCTTATCCTTTTGATTATTGGCAATATGTTGATACTTTGGTTTATTGGGGTGGTTCAGCTGGTGAGGGAACGATTGTTCCTCCAAGTGCAGATGTGATTGATGATGCACATACAAATGGAGTGCCAGTTTTAGGAACGATTTTCTGTCCTCCTACGGTTTATGGTGGAAAAACTTCATGGGTTGAAACCATGATTAAGCAAGATAAAAATGGTGATTTTCCTTTTGCGAAACAAATGGTTGCTGTAGCTAAAGCTTATGGTTTTGACGGTTGGTTCATCAATCAGGAAACAGAAGGTTTAAATAGCAGTCAGGCTACGAAAATGAAAGAGCTTGTTGCCGCAGCTAAAGCACTTGATCCCCAATTGGATATTATGTGGTATGATGCCATGACCAAAGACGGAAAAGTGGGTTGGCAAAATCAGTTGAACAGTGAAAATGCTGAGTTCATTGATGATAACGGTCAAAAAATTGCGGACTCAATGTTTTTAAATTTTGATTGGAATCAAGCAAAATCAACACCTAATCTGGTAAAAAATTCAGCAGATTATGCAAAGAAAATTGGTGTTAATCCTTATGATATTTACGCAGGGATTGATGTTGGAGATGGTGGTGGAGTCAGCACGCAGGTCAATTGGCCACTGATTGAATCTGGTAAAAATTCTACTCATACTTCTATTGGTCTGTATTCTCCAAGCGCAACTTATTCTAATGCGAGCGATTTTGATGATTTTCAAACGCAAGAGTCTGCTTTTTGGGTCAATAGTCAGGGTGATCCTCGTGAAGTTGGCACATCAACAAATTATTCTTGGATTGGTTTGTCTAAGTATGTGATTGAGAAATCCGTTATTCAAGGGGAAGATTTTTCGACAAATTTCAATATTGGTGTGGGCTACAATTGGTTTAAAGATGGACAAAAAGTTTCAGCTCAACAGTGGTCTAATCGAAGTTTAGCTGAGGTGATGCCAACTTATCGTTGGATTATTGATAATGAAGGCAATAATAAATTGACACCAAGTATTGATTTGGCAAATGCTTATAATGGTGGAAGTTCGTTGAAATTTATGGCGAATATGGACGCTGGAAAAGCTTCTACGGTCACTTTATTTGCTTCACAACTAAAGGCAAACAAAAATACAGAATTTTCCGTAGCGATGCGCTCTGACGACAAGTTGAATGTATCGGCGGTTGTTGAACTTTCTGATGGCAGTAGCAAAACAATCAAAGGGAATACGGCTGCAACGAATAAATGGGGACTGATTAAATTTGATACGAAAGGCTTGATTGGCAAAACAATCACTAAGATTGGGTTGAAGTTTGAGGCAGATAAAGCGTTAGCGGGCAATGCAATAAATCTTGGTGCGCTTAATTTCACAGACAACCTTACATCTAAAAAACTCAGTATTTCTGATGTGAAGGCTGAGAGTAAAGTTTTTGAGCAAGAAGGAACGGTCGCTGGTGTTCGTTTGTCTTGGAATGGAACGACGAATAAAGATTTACAAAATTATGAAGTTTATCAAGTGAATAGTGATAGAACACGTAGCTTTATCGGAGCAAGTAATATTAATAATTATTTTGTTGATGCGCTTGTTCGTGGTAAAAATGTTAAATCGACGAAGTTCGAAGTTGTTCCTGTTAACAAGCAAGGAGAAGTTGGAGCTGGTGCGACGACTTCAATCACTTGGCCAGATAATTCATTGCCAAAGGCGAACTTTACTGCTGACCAAACAGTGGTAGCACCAGGTGCTACGGTTACCTTTATCAATCAGTCGAACTTGCCTTCAACGAAATTTAAATGGACCTTTGAAGGTGCGGATAAGACGACTTCTACGGCTAAAAATCCTAAAGTCACTTATGCTAAGGCAGGAACTTATAAGGTAACGCTTGAAGCGATTAATAGTAAAGGGAAAACTGATACTAAGACTAAAACAGGATTCATCACAGTGACTGATGCTGCAAAAGCTGGTCTTGAAAATTATGCGCTTAAAGCGAAAACGACAGTCGATAGCTTTACGAATGATAATGAGTGGGGACCAAATGCAGTTGATGGAAACGTCAAGACGAAATGGTGTGCTGTTGGTACAACACAACATAATATTGTAATTGATCTCGGAAGTACGAGAAAGATTAATGAAGTGGTGATTGATCACGCAGAAGCTGGTGGTGAATCTCCTGATATGAATACAAAAGCATACACGGTACAGGTCAGCACGGATAATAAAAACTGGACAGAAGTTGTTAATGTAACAAATAGTACTGCTGCTGAAACTAAAGATTCATTTGCACAAACAGATGCAAGGTACGTAAAATTGACAGCAGTTAAGCCAACACAAGGTTCTGACAACGCTGTTCGTTGGTATGAAATTCAAGTGCTTGGATTGAAAAACTAG